From Bacillus kexueae:
GTTGACCACCTGCCAATTTTACTACTACCACTGTCAACGACCGTTTTCGCGAAGAAGTGTCCCGGGATAATCGATGACTTCGGAGCCTGAACATACAGGGCTACAACAATCGGAACATCGCTTAACCCTTCCATACTACGCATGCGGTTAATGATTTCTTGTGCGTATTCCTTACCTACTTCCTCAATTGTTTCCATCTCAATTTCTTTTTCACGAGGGTAGCCTTCCTCAGTCTCGTAGTAATGAACCGAATTAAGAGCAAGTCCGATGGATACACCACCCAACTCTAGCGTATTTTCATCTTTTTTCACTAAGTAGTCATGCTCTAAAATATGTGCTAAATAAATCGGACTGTTCTCATTCTGCTCCGTTATGGAACCTTCTTTGGATTTAGGTGGATTTAATCCTACATTTTTAAAATCCTTATCCTTTTCTAATTCCGCTTCTAAAGCAGCACCTTCCAGTTTCCGTTCCAGCCAATCACTGATTGTTTCACGGTCTAAATACTGTCCTTCTTTAAAGTAGTATTTATCTGTTGAGAACGTATCGAGGGTCATACGCATTAACCCGGTCTCAAATTCGGAAATATCTAATCGTGTATTTAAATTTTGTACGACATACCCTCTTGATTCACTCGTTTCAAATGGAACAAGCATTTTGTAATAATCATCCGAAATATTGTACTTCGGAATGATAGCTGTTTCTTTTTCCGCGTCCTCTGATTCTTGAATAATCTCTTCCGGTTCTCCTAGGTTGGAGCAAGAGGCAAGCATCATTACACTTGCCACTACCCCAAATAGTGCCTTTT
This genomic window contains:
- a CDS encoding CamS family sex pheromone protein, with protein sequence MKKALFGVVASVMMLASCSNLGEPEEIIQESEDAEKETAIIPKYNISDDYYKMLVPFETSESRGYVVQNLNTRLDISEFETGLMRMTLDTFSTDKYYFKEGQYLDRETISDWLERKLEGAALEAELEKDKDFKNVGLNPPKSKEGSITEQNENSPIYLAHILEHDYLVKKDENTLELGGVSIGLALNSVHYYETEEGYPREKEIEMETIEEVGKEYAQEIINRMRSMEGLSDVPIVVALYVQAPKSSIIPGHFFAKTVVDSGSSKIGRWSTVDEEYYVFPSTEASKNKPDDANRFTLLKGDIEEFFPNYTGVIGTAFYQNEELRQMKIDIPMQFYGKSEVIAFTQYLAGKVVEYYREDYISLEVNITSTNGEEAVIVKKPGQDEPFVHIYQ